In the genome of bacterium, the window CGCTTGCCGCCGGCGTACAGCGTAACCAACGTTCCCAGCGGATCACGTGCGGACTTTGTTCCCCATAGATCAAAGCCGATCCAATTGTTGGTGGTTGCCGGGCCGAGGTTGTGATACATGATGTAGCCGTAATCCTGAGAAGGGATAAAAATATCCTGAAGGCCGTCCATGTCATAATCCAGGATGGCGGCGCCGAAGCGGTCGCCGATGGTGATCATGCCGGCATAAAAACCGACATCGACAAAGCTGATGTTGCCGTACTCATCGACGTCGTTCAACAACAGGGCTTCAGGATCCGGATCTCCCCCGCCGTTGATCTGGACGAAAATATCCACATCGCCGTCATTGTCAAAATCAGCCGGATTACAGCTGGCCTGATGCGGTCGGGTGAACAGATCGAGGGACACCTCCTGGCTGGCATCGACAAACGTTCCCCCCTCGTTCTTGAACAGCTGCGAGCCGCCGAGAAACTTGACGAAATCCATATCGCCGTCGTTGTCATAATCCAGCCATTCATGGAACCACATCGTCGGACCCGGCGTAAAGCCGACGGATTGCGACACTTCAGTGAAATGGCCGTTGTCGTTGCGGAACAGCAGGTAACCGCAGTTCAGATCCGGATCGCCGTCGTTGTCAAAATCCACCCACTGCATACGGCCAGTGTAATAGCCGCGGTCGCCATCCGCGCCGGTCGGCAGCACGTTTTTCAATCCCACCTGGTCGGCGATATTGACAAACTTGGTGAGGTCGTTGCGATAGAAAATCAGACTGGTGTTATTGGTCTGGTTGACCACCACATCGTTGTCGCCGTCACGGTCGAAATCGATCCAGGAGCTCATTTCATAGCCGTAGACTGAAAAGAAGCCAGGCACGCTGCTGGTCAGGCCCATGGCCGCGGTGATGTCGATAAATACGTTGTTGTCGTTGCGGAACAGGTGATGCGTTTTATCCGTTCCGAGAAAAAGATCGCGATCGCCGTCATTGTCAAAATCCACATACACGGGGGTGCGGTTGGCATTGCCGGCGGATTCGATGGCGATCAGCTGCGGGGAATGAGTCGAGATGTCGGTGAAAACCCCGTTGAAATTCAGATAGACCTGGCTGCCGGCAGCACCACGCCATTTCACGTTGTTGACGTCCGGCCAACCGTTGCGGTCGATGTCCGCCACCGTACATCCCCAGCGGTCGTAAGGAACCACGGGAATGCCGAGAGCCGCCCGGTCTGCTACTTCAAAAAGTGGAATGTCCAGATCCTGAGCAAATACGCTTAGGGAACACAACATCCATATCATGAGTAAGAATCGTCGAGCCGGCATATGATCCTCCTTTGCCTGCAACTGTTTACTTTCTGCAGAATATACACTTTTTCCAAGCAAATAACACCCTCATTTTACCCCTTCCTGTTTCACGGCTTTCCGAGCTTTTGCACGGCATTGTGGAGGGCCATGGCATCATCACCTCGAGCTCGGGCGTCCCTTCGCGTTTAACGGATAAACAGCATTTTCTTTGTTAGGGTGGATTTCGTCATGGATAATTTATACCAATAAACGCCGCTGGGCAACAAATGATTGCTGTCATCACATCCGCGCCATGACGCCGAATGAAGGCCTGCCGCTTGATTTTCATTTACTAATGTGGCGACTTTT includes:
- a CDS encoding T9SS type A sorting domain-containing protein, translated to MPARRFLLMIWMLCSLSVFAQDLDIPLFEVADRAALGIPVVPYDRWGCTVADIDRNGWPDVNNVKWRGAAGSQVYLNFNGVFTDISTHSPQLIAIESAGNANRTPVYVDFDNDGDRDLFLGTDKTHHLFRNDNNVFIDITAAMGLTSSVPGFFSVYGYEMSSWIDFDRDGDNDVVVNQTNNTSLIFYRNDLTKFVNIADQVGLKNVLPTGADGDRGYYTGRMQWVDFDNDGDPDLNCGYLLFRNDNGHFTEVSQSVGFTPGPTMWFHEWLDYDNDGDMDFVKFLGGSQLFKNEGGTFVDASQEVSLDLFTRPHQASCNPADFDNDGDVDIFVQINGGGDPDPEALLLNDVDEYGNISFVDVGFYAGMITIGDRFGAAILDYDMDGLQDIFIPSQDYGYIMYHNLGPATTNNWIGFDLWGTKSARDPLGTLVTLYAGGKRQIRWTKAANTWKIQDSPYVHFGIGKTTRIDSVVIRWPLGNVEVLKDLAINQYHKITESSGTGVSAHPALVPQVFNLAQNYPNPFNPETRIDYTLPTAGTVLLEIYNVTGQRVAVLVDAVQTAGMHSVRWHGSDDRNQPLPSGLYTYRLSAGSMTSTRKMLYVR